A stretch of the Tolypothrix sp. NIES-4075 genome encodes the following:
- a CDS encoding peptidoglycan-binding protein yields the protein MRLRHSSILVITCLTCLGFDTSPASTVPPNLAPEFKLSQTNSTQTANSSILALGSTGAQVEILQTQLKELGYYKGVVNGDYGESTELAVSKFQKAKNLITDGLAGATTKQSLLTAVKQKQSLSLAATTSTPKNEKASTKASPQKDLLWWSLVGVGILGSLGALLYLLRRSRKVKQVQSENFDFEVLTPSQAKPVPGLLPLDSAADITNAEQATAPPATEVLPLEKTSRLAKVNIVEELMKDLRSADLTKRRKAIWDLGQQGDSRAIQPLMEVMIDADSQQRSLILAALAEIGTRTLKPMNRALAISLQDESPEVRQNAIRDLTRIYDMMAQISQMLCLAAEDSNAEVQATARYALSQMNRIRTLSPDQESAEEDS from the coding sequence ATGAGGCTACGCCATTCCTCCATACTGGTAATTACCTGTTTGACTTGCCTGGGTTTTGACACCAGCCCAGCAAGCACAGTTCCACCTAACCTAGCACCGGAATTTAAACTGTCTCAAACCAATTCCACACAGACAGCCAATTCTTCTATTCTCGCACTTGGCAGTACAGGCGCACAAGTTGAGATACTGCAAACACAACTCAAAGAGTTAGGATATTACAAGGGTGTGGTAAATGGAGATTATGGCGAAAGCACTGAACTTGCCGTCTCTAAATTTCAGAAAGCAAAAAACTTGATAACAGATGGTCTTGCTGGTGCGACAACTAAACAAAGTCTGCTGACAGCAGTCAAGCAAAAGCAATCATTATCCCTTGCTGCTACCACTTCTACACCGAAAAATGAGAAAGCAAGTACCAAGGCATCTCCCCAAAAAGATTTATTATGGTGGTCGCTAGTTGGTGTGGGAATTTTAGGCAGTCTTGGTGCATTGCTTTATTTGCTGAGAAGGTCGAGAAAAGTCAAACAAGTCCAATCGGAAAACTTTGATTTTGAAGTTTTAACACCATCTCAGGCAAAGCCCGTTCCTGGTTTGTTACCGTTGGACAGCGCAGCAGATATAACAAATGCAGAACAAGCAACTGCACCACCTGCAACAGAAGTATTACCACTAGAAAAAACTTCCCGTTTGGCGAAAGTAAACATCGTTGAGGAATTGATGAAAGACTTACGCAGTGCAGACTTGACGAAACGACGCAAAGCTATCTGGGATTTGGGACAGCAGGGAGATTCCCGTGCAATTCAGCCACTGATGGAGGTGATGATTGATGCTGATTCTCAACAACGCAGCTTGATTTTAGCAGCTTTGGCGGAAATTGGTACGCGCACACTTAAACCGATGAATCGTGCTTTGGCAATTTCACTGCAAGATGAAAGTCCAGAAGTGCGGCAAAATGCCATCCGTGATTTGACTCGCATTTATGATATGATGGCTCAAATTAGTCAGATGTTGTGTTTGGCAGCGGAAGACTCGAATGCTGAAGTGCAAGCAACAGCGCGTTATGCTCTTTCACAAATGAATCGTATCCGCACTTTATCGCCGGATCAAGAGAGTGCAGAGGAGGATTCATAA
- a CDS encoding glycosyltransferase family 2 protein, with the protein MSKIGAGRLEIPSKPVMRPQWASLIMLLAIAISAAIVAGWFAGEGTITNIFAQINVLQASPPMWLQVPMVAGEYLLAPTVILLAIALVTMKISPLPRTWSRFLVVGILLLLTIRYIVWRSLSTLNLSNPVNGTFSLALFFLEMLMLSSGLIQMFLMLKHKERPWEADQKAVAVIEGTFTPSVDILIPTYNEPTFILQRTIIGCQALNYPNKKVYLLDDTKRKEVEALALELGCEYMTRSDNRHAKAGNLNQALARTDGDLIVVFDADFVPTENFLTRTVGFFQDEQIALVQTPQSFYNFDPIARNLGLENILTPEEEVFYRQIQPLRNSAGSVICAGTSFVVRRSALKSIGGFVTDSLSEDYFTGIRLSAQGYRLVYLDEKLSAGLAADNMADQATQRLRWAQGTLQAFFIEANPLTIRGLRPWQRLAHLEGLLHWFTSIARVGFLIAPLAYSFLGAIPIKASPKEVLYFFLPYYVVQLSVFSWLNYRSRSALLSDIYSVVLTFPLAWTVIQVMLNPFSRGFQVTPKGTASDRFSFNWKLALPLIVLFITSAVSFWRNLGMFMLKGAWQTMPLEAAQQVKGLGLGWLWSVYNLVVLAVALLVLLDIPKPDPYAWFDLRRTVRLDIKNYTENVSLWGITTKISEIGAEIALTQAGLPEIKPGEILPVTVEILEAKLTLQGIVTQTSLQEGFPTVRVMFEQVNLTQHRCLVKMLFCRPGQWRRSLTPGELQSLLLLFKVLFKPRALFGRKADISAIALVKG; encoded by the coding sequence ATGTCCAAAATTGGTGCCGGGCGTTTGGAGATTCCCTCCAAACCAGTGATGCGTCCCCAATGGGCATCTTTAATAATGCTCTTAGCGATCGCTATATCTGCTGCAATAGTAGCGGGGTGGTTTGCAGGGGAAGGCACTATCACTAATATTTTTGCACAGATAAACGTCCTGCAAGCTTCGCCACCAATGTGGCTGCAAGTGCCGATGGTAGCAGGAGAATATCTGCTTGCCCCGACTGTTATTTTACTAGCGATCGCCTTAGTAACTATGAAAATTTCCCCACTACCTCGCACTTGGTCGCGATTTCTAGTGGTGGGAATTCTGTTGCTGTTGACTATCCGATATATTGTTTGGCGATCGCTTTCCACTCTCAACCTGAGCAACCCGGTAAATGGTACCTTCAGTTTGGCTTTGTTTTTCTTAGAAATGCTGATGCTCAGTAGTGGTTTGATTCAGATGTTTTTGATGCTGAAACACAAAGAGCGTCCTTGGGAAGCAGACCAAAAAGCAGTTGCTGTAATAGAAGGCACTTTCACGCCGAGTGTAGATATCTTAATACCGACTTACAACGAACCGACTTTTATTTTGCAGCGGACAATCATCGGTTGTCAAGCTCTCAACTACCCGAACAAAAAAGTCTATTTGTTAGATGATACCAAACGGAAAGAAGTGGAGGCGCTGGCTTTAGAGTTGGGTTGTGAGTACATGACGCGCTCTGATAATCGTCACGCCAAAGCCGGAAATTTGAATCAGGCTCTAGCTCGTACTGATGGGGATTTAATTGTCGTTTTTGATGCTGATTTTGTCCCCACGGAAAATTTTCTCACCCGCACCGTTGGCTTTTTTCAAGATGAACAAATTGCCTTGGTGCAGACTCCGCAAAGCTTTTACAACTTCGATCCCATTGCCCGCAATCTAGGGTTAGAGAACATTCTCACACCCGAAGAAGAAGTATTTTACCGCCAAATTCAACCGCTTCGCAATAGTGCAGGCAGTGTAATTTGCGCTGGTACTTCTTTTGTGGTGCGGCGAAGTGCGTTAAAATCAATTGGCGGTTTTGTTACCGACTCTCTCAGCGAAGATTACTTTACCGGCATTCGACTTTCAGCTCAAGGCTATCGCTTAGTTTACTTAGATGAAAAATTGAGTGCAGGTTTGGCAGCTGACAACATGGCAGATCAAGCAACTCAACGTCTGCGTTGGGCGCAAGGTACACTCCAAGCATTTTTCATTGAGGCAAATCCCCTCACCATTCGCGGATTGCGACCTTGGCAACGACTAGCGCATTTAGAAGGATTGCTACACTGGTTTACGAGTATTGCTCGTGTCGGTTTTTTGATTGCACCTTTAGCATATTCGTTTTTGGGAGCGATCCCGATTAAAGCAAGTCCCAAAGAAGTGCTGTATTTCTTTTTGCCTTACTATGTGGTGCAATTATCAGTATTTTCTTGGTTGAATTACCGCAGCCGTTCGGCATTATTGTCAGATATATACTCAGTTGTGCTGACATTTCCCCTTGCATGGACGGTAATTCAAGTCATGCTGAATCCGTTTTCTCGTGGTTTTCAGGTGACACCAAAGGGAACTGCAAGCGATCGCTTCTCTTTCAACTGGAAACTAGCCTTACCTTTGATTGTATTATTTATCACGTCAGCCGTCAGTTTCTGGCGCAACTTGGGGATGTTTATGCTCAAAGGTGCTTGGCAGACAATGCCCTTAGAAGCTGCCCAACAAGTTAAGGGACTCGGTTTAGGTTGGTTGTGGAGCGTTTATAATCTGGTAGTGCTTGCCGTTGCCTTGTTAGTCTTGCTGGATATTCCCAAACCTGACCCCTACGCTTGGTTTGATTTGCGTCGCACGGTGCGCTTAGATATAAAAAATTACACTGAAAATGTGTCACTGTGGGGGATAACCACAAAGATTTCCGAAATAGGAGCGGAAATTGCCTTAACACAAGCGGGTTTGCCGGAAATCAAACCAGGAGAAATCTTACCCGTGACTGTGGAAATTCTAGAGGCAAAATTAACCTTGCAAGGTATTGTTACGCAAACTAGCCTTCAAGAAGGATTTCCCACAGTTCGAGTCATGTTTGAACAGGTAAACCTGACTCAACATCGTTGCTTAGTAAAAATGCTGTTCTGTCGTCCTGGTCAGTGGCGGCGCTCATTGACACCCGGAGAGTTACAATCTTTATTGCTACTATTTAAAGTTTTGTTCAAACCAAGAGCGTTATTTGGTCGCAAAGCTGATATAAGTGCGATCGCACTTGTGAAAGGCTGA
- a CDS encoding VOC family protein, which yields MFDHLSLGVSNLQRSINFYNVVLAPLGIKCLFNLPYVAAYGIDRPMFWIGNRGVTEIEPSKGFHLAFVASDRSEVDAFYAAAMQVGAKDDGKPGLRPQYHPNYYAAFAIDPDGYRIEAVCHNPQ from the coding sequence ATGTTTGATCATCTATCCCTCGGAGTCAGTAATTTACAGCGCAGCATCAATTTTTATAACGTTGTACTTGCACCATTAGGCATTAAATGCTTATTTAACTTGCCTTATGTTGCAGCTTATGGTATAGATCGCCCGATGTTTTGGATTGGTAATCGAGGTGTAACCGAGATTGAACCATCAAAAGGTTTTCATTTGGCATTTGTGGCAAGCGATCGCTCCGAAGTTGACGCTTTTTATGCAGCAGCAATGCAAGTTGGAGCTAAAGACGATGGCAAACCTGGATTGCGTCCGCAATACCACCCCAATTATTATGCAGCATTTGCGATCGATCCTGATGGTTATCGCATTGAAGCCGTATGTCACAATCCGCAGTAG
- a CDS encoding DMT family transporter: MQMNERASKLPFAPLLLIAPFFLWGTAMVAMKGVMPHTTPLFMAGVRLVPAGVLILIATAFMGRPMPKGWAAWLWIALFALVDGTLFQGFLAEGLVRTGAGLGSVMIDSQPLAVALMSLWLFQEHIGLWGWLGLALGVTGISLIGLPDELILSLFSSHSFPPSPPLPLPLSFFESGEWLMLLAALSMAVGTILIRYVCRYADPVSATGWHMIIGGLPLWGISFLSESHSLQNLVVSDWMALLYATVFGSAIAYGLFFYFASSGSLTSLSSLTFLTPVFALLFGNLLLNEVLSPIQWVGVFLTLVSIYLINQRDTLAQTNQKVAVTEQNNTHSERSLPEASGKKLNPVSLSIRESEPEIMP, encoded by the coding sequence ATGCAAATGAACGAGCGTGCATCCAAACTTCCCTTTGCCCCGCTACTGTTAATCGCACCCTTTTTCCTATGGGGTACAGCAATGGTAGCAATGAAAGGAGTAATGCCCCACACCACGCCGCTATTTATGGCAGGAGTGCGTCTAGTGCCTGCTGGGGTGCTAATCTTAATCGCAACTGCATTCATGGGTAGACCGATGCCTAAGGGTTGGGCAGCATGGTTGTGGATTGCCTTATTTGCGTTGGTGGATGGGACGTTATTTCAAGGCTTTTTGGCAGAGGGATTAGTTAGAACTGGTGCGGGGTTGGGGTCTGTAATGATTGACTCTCAACCGTTGGCTGTTGCTTTAATGTCGTTGTGGCTATTTCAAGAACATATTGGTTTGTGGGGATGGCTGGGACTAGCATTAGGAGTCACAGGTATTAGTTTAATTGGCTTACCCGACGAATTAATTTTGAGTCTTTTCTCCAGTCATTCATTCCCCCCCTCTCCCCCTCTCCCCCTCCCCCTCTCCTTCTTTGAAAGCGGTGAGTGGTTGATGTTGTTGGCTGCGCTGTCAATGGCAGTGGGAACGATTTTGATTAGATATGTATGTCGATATGCCGATCCGGTAAGCGCTACAGGATGGCACATGATTATAGGTGGATTGCCTTTGTGGGGAATTTCATTTCTTAGCGAATCGCACTCCTTGCAAAATCTTGTAGTATCTGATTGGATGGCGCTTTTATATGCCACAGTCTTTGGGAGTGCGATCGCCTACGGATTATTTTTCTATTTTGCTTCTAGCGGCAGTCTCACCAGTCTCAGTTCTCTGACCTTCCTCACACCCGTATTTGCCCTGCTATTTGGCAACTTGTTGCTTAACGAAGTCCTCAGCCCTATACAGTGGGTAGGAGTCTTTTTGACTTTAGTCAGCATCTATTTGATCAACCAACGTGACACCTTAGCGCAAACAAATCAGAAGGTTGCAGTGACAGAACAAAACAATACACATTCGGAGCGATCGCTTCCGGAAGCATCTGGGAAAAAGCTCAACCCAGTAAGTTTATCAATCAGGGAATCTGAACCAGAAATTATGCCCTAA
- a CDS encoding retroviral-like aspartic protease family protein: MMGAVHIKVKLTNAIDEELVNRGLLAPHLLREHETEALVDTGAVTLVIPAAMVQQLGLRIRSSRVAQYADGRQESVGVTGPVIIECAGRETIVEALITGDEVLIGQVVLEQLDFLVDCKNQRLIPNPANPDYAVMQIK; encoded by the coding sequence ATGATGGGAGCAGTTCACATTAAAGTAAAGCTAACAAACGCAATAGATGAGGAGCTAGTAAATCGAGGATTACTTGCACCTCACCTTTTGCGCGAACATGAAACTGAAGCTTTGGTAGACACAGGTGCAGTCACTTTAGTAATTCCCGCAGCAATGGTACAGCAGCTAGGTTTGCGAATTCGCTCTTCACGGGTAGCGCAATATGCTGACGGACGCCAGGAAAGTGTGGGAGTCACAGGACCTGTGATAATTGAGTGTGCAGGACGTGAAACTATTGTAGAAGCGTTGATAACTGGTGATGAAGTTCTCATTGGTCAAGTTGTATTAGAACAGTTAGACTTCTTAGTGGATTGTAAGAATCAGCGATTAATTCCAAACCCGGCAAATCCTGACTATGCAGTAATGCAAATTAAGTAG
- a CDS encoding GNAT family N-acetyltransferase: MDKVFEQTSSVMLRAGRPDDALSCGTILYQGLRVVAEQHGFVPDFPSAEFGADMLTELLAHQAVYSVVAEALDGRVIGSNFLWEGDTIVGIGPTSVDPAAQNGSVGRRLMEHVLQRAHEKRCAGVRLVQAAHNSCSLALYTKLGFDVRESLVDLKGQPLGLTIPGRTVRPATETDLAACNQLCYRIHGHDRAGELKGAVERGTAMLVECDGRVSGYASEVGFFGHAVGENNEDLKALIGAAPASAEFGFYVPMRNADLFRWCLKHGLRVTQTATLMSLGLYNEPAGVFLPSALY, from the coding sequence ATGGACAAAGTATTTGAACAAACATCTTCGGTAATGCTGCGTGCGGGACGACCCGACGACGCACTTTCCTGTGGCACTATTCTGTATCAAGGTTTGCGTGTTGTTGCGGAACAGCACGGCTTCGTACCTGACTTTCCTTCTGCGGAGTTTGGGGCGGATATGTTGACCGAACTGTTGGCGCACCAGGCGGTTTATTCGGTCGTGGCTGAGGCTCTTGATGGGCGCGTCATCGGCAGCAACTTTTTGTGGGAAGGCGACACTATCGTCGGCATTGGTCCGACTTCGGTAGACCCCGCCGCGCAAAACGGGTCGGTTGGTCGCCGCCTGATGGAACATGTTTTACAGCGGGCACACGAAAAACGGTGCGCCGGGGTGCGGCTCGTTCAAGCCGCGCATAACAGCTGCTCTCTTGCCCTGTATACCAAACTCGGCTTCGACGTGCGCGAGTCACTGGTGGACCTTAAAGGACAGCCGCTCGGCTTGACGATACCCGGTCGCACCGTTCGTCCGGCGACTGAGACCGACCTTGCTGCGTGTAATCAACTCTGCTATCGCATTCATGGTCATGACCGGGCGGGTGAACTAAAGGGAGCTGTCGAGCGGGGCACGGCAATGCTTGTTGAGTGTGATGGGCGCGTATCGGGCTACGCCAGCGAAGTTGGCTTCTTCGGTCACGCTGTTGGCGAGAACAATGAGGACTTAAAAGCGCTTATCGGGGCGGCTCCAGCGTCCGCTGAGTTTGGCTTCTATGTTCCGATGCGTAACGCCGACCTGTTCCGTTGGTGTTTGAAGCATGGTCTGCGTGTCACCCAGACCGCAACGTTGATGAGCCTCGGTCTGTATAACGAACCGGCAGGGGTTTTTCTACCATCCGCCCTGTATTAA
- a CDS encoding DUF4079 domain-containing protein, whose protein sequence is MELKDVILLLHPVFAVLVVFPLVGIVVNRALQVRQRRLQTATDGKSKIPPVVGQEHVKLGRALTGSVVVVVLLALGFDIFGNILEKQLWTKAPFQVILVALFFVATIASLALLYKAGDRKWRAIFATLSGMALVVLGCQDGIYRKTDQWYFSHYYYGIAVALLMIFSLAILPDIYKDKTNRWRNIHIALNTLALLLFLGQAITGPLGLLEVPLSWQESYVQKLYEQQCNVKPCTIQAPNVPKKP, encoded by the coding sequence ATGGAATTAAAAGATGTGATTTTGCTGTTACATCCAGTGTTCGCTGTATTGGTCGTTTTTCCTTTAGTCGGTATAGTCGTCAACCGCGCTTTGCAAGTTCGTCAGCGACGCTTGCAAACTGCAACAGACGGTAAGAGTAAAATTCCCCCAGTTGTCGGACAGGAACATGTTAAGTTAGGACGCGCTTTGACAGGATCGGTTGTTGTCGTTGTTTTACTAGCGTTGGGTTTCGATATATTTGGCAACATCTTAGAAAAACAACTTTGGACAAAAGCACCATTTCAAGTTATCTTGGTTGCCTTGTTTTTTGTCGCGACGATCGCTTCATTGGCTCTACTTTATAAAGCAGGCGATCGGAAGTGGCGGGCGATTTTTGCTACCCTTAGTGGAATGGCTTTAGTAGTGCTTGGTTGTCAGGATGGTATCTATCGTAAAACTGACCAATGGTATTTTTCTCACTACTATTACGGTATTGCTGTTGCTTTGTTGATGATTTTCTCTTTGGCAATTTTACCAGATATCTATAAGGATAAAACAAATCGCTGGCGTAATATTCACATCGCTTTAAATACTTTAGCTCTGTTACTGTTTCTCGGACAAGCAATTACAGGACCGCTGGGATTATTAGAAGTTCCTTTGAGTTGGCAAGAATCCTATGTTCAAAAGCTTTACGAGCAACAGTGCAATGTTAAACCCTGTACAATCCAAGCACCAAATGTGCCTAAAAAGCCTTAA